A single region of the Chryseobacterium culicis genome encodes:
- a CDS encoding thioredoxin family protein, with product MKRLIIFAFLGLSTFAFSQDVKNSPDKGKQKTALIVPAEKAKLEAQKKAAEEKAKLPKPYDPKADAQADINKLVAQAKKEGKNIMIQAGGNWCIWCLRFNNFVQTTPELKEIVDKNYLYYHLNYSPDNKNEKVFAQYINVKEQQFYPFFIILDKDGKKIHVQQSEVLESGKGYSKEKVKEFLEKGKVL from the coding sequence ATGAAAAGATTGATAATATTCGCTTTCCTGGGATTAAGTACTTTCGCTTTTTCGCAAGATGTAAAGAATTCCCCTGATAAAGGAAAACAAAAAACAGCTCTTATAGTTCCTGCAGAGAAGGCTAAATTAGAGGCTCAGAAAAAGGCAGCTGAAGAAAAGGCGAAGCTTCCAAAGCCATATGATCCAAAAGCGGATGCTCAGGCTGATATTAATAAACTAGTCGCTCAGGCTAAGAAAGAAGGTAAAAATATTATGATCCAGGCTGGTGGTAACTGGTGTATCTGGTGTCTTCGTTTTAATAATTTTGTACAGACGACCCCTGAACTGAAGGAAATTGTTGACAAAAATTATTTGTATTATCACCTGAATTATTCTCCGGACAATAAGAATGAGAAAGTTTTTGCTCAATATATCAATGTTAAGGAGCAGCAATTTTATCCTTTCTTCATCATTTTAGATAAAGATGGTAAAAAGATCCATGTTCAGCAGAGTGAAGTCTTAGAATCAGGAAAAGGCTATAGCAAAGAAAAAGTAAAAGAATTTTTGGAAAAAGGAAAGGTTCTTTAA
- a CDS encoding lysophospholipid acyltransferase family protein, which yields MNFLIKILYLISKLPLKILYVFSDVIFFLNYYLVGYRKEVITQNLRNSFPEKSEEEIKEIRKKFYLNFSDYLVETIKSFSISETEARVRMQHINQDLFHDAKKEGKNIILLAGHVFNWEWINALAKIVPQAHCHPVYRKVNNDFWENQMKQVRNKFGNEALEANEVILNIFRSKNNGDSAYMFVADQTPHHAHVTYGLEFLNQRTPAFIGYDKLATRMDLVFIYCEMKKVKRGYYQVNYHRIYPDNEKFTENEVVRKFHKLLENTLHKHPDNYLWSHRKWKYQNSIKNFDSEKK from the coding sequence ATGAATTTTCTAATCAAAATATTATATCTGATCTCCAAGCTTCCGCTGAAAATACTCTATGTTTTTTCGGACGTTATCTTTTTCCTAAACTATTATCTCGTAGGATATAGAAAAGAGGTCATTACCCAGAACCTGAGAAACTCATTTCCAGAGAAATCTGAAGAAGAGATTAAAGAAATAAGAAAAAAGTTCTACCTTAATTTTTCAGATTATCTGGTAGAGACTATAAAATCTTTCAGCATTTCGGAGACAGAGGCCCGGGTGAGAATGCAGCATATCAACCAGGATCTGTTTCATGACGCCAAAAAGGAAGGTAAAAATATTATCTTACTGGCAGGGCATGTGTTTAATTGGGAATGGATCAATGCATTGGCAAAGATTGTTCCCCAGGCTCACTGCCATCCCGTATACAGAAAGGTAAATAACGATTTTTGGGAAAATCAGATGAAGCAGGTCCGAAACAAATTCGGAAATGAAGCATTGGAAGCCAATGAAGTTATTCTGAATATTTTCAGATCTAAAAATAACGGAGATTCTGCTTATATGTTTGTAGCAGACCAAACTCCTCACCACGCCCATGTTACCTACGGATTAGAATTTTTGAATCAGCGAACTCCTGCTTTTATAGGATATGATAAACTGGCAACAAGAATGGATCTTGTTTTTATCTATTGTGAGATGAAAAAGGTGAAACGCGGTTATTATCAGGTTAATTATCATAGAATATATCCGGATAATGAAAAATTCACAGAAAATGAGGTCGTGAGAAAATTTCATAAATTATTGGAAAATACGCTGCACAAACATCCTGACAACTACCTTTGGTCACACAGAAAATGGAAATATCAGAACTCTATCAAAAATTTTGATTCTGAAAAAAAATAG
- a CDS encoding glycosyltransferase family 2 protein: MQKKLAVAILNWNGRNWLEKFLPGVVQFSQNADIYVIDNLSTDDSIEFLEKNFPTVNIIKNDENHGFAGGYNEGLKSIKNEYYCLLNSDVEVTENWTAPVLELLENNSSISAVQPKVLSYHNRNYFEFAGAAGGLIDNLGYPYCRGRVFDDLEEDKGQYNDETEIFWASGCCFFIRSKDFWDQNGFDARFFAHQEEIDLCWRLINAGKKIYYTGKSSVYHVGGGTLNKQSAQKTYLNIRNNLSMMLKNLPFPQLIWLIFFRLCLDGVAGIYFGLKHGFPHLWAVVRAHFGFYAQLPGTLKLRQKHQKNDFYQSKWLIFKHFLGGR, from the coding sequence ATGCAGAAAAAACTGGCAGTTGCCATCTTAAACTGGAACGGCAGAAACTGGCTTGAGAAATTTCTTCCTGGTGTGGTTCAATTTTCTCAGAATGCCGATATCTATGTGATAGACAATCTTTCTACAGATGATTCCATTGAGTTTCTAGAAAAGAATTTCCCAACGGTAAATATTATTAAAAATGATGAAAACCATGGGTTTGCAGGCGGCTATAATGAAGGATTAAAATCCATCAAAAATGAATATTACTGTCTTCTCAACTCTGATGTAGAAGTTACAGAGAACTGGACGGCACCTGTATTGGAATTATTGGAAAACAACTCTTCCATTTCAGCCGTACAGCCTAAAGTTTTATCTTATCATAACAGAAACTATTTCGAATTTGCGGGAGCTGCCGGCGGATTGATAGACAACCTTGGATATCCGTATTGCAGAGGAAGAGTTTTTGATGATCTGGAAGAAGATAAAGGTCAGTATAATGATGAAACAGAGATTTTCTGGGCTTCAGGATGCTGTTTTTTTATCCGTTCAAAAGATTTTTGGGACCAGAATGGTTTTGATGCGAGATTTTTTGCCCATCAGGAAGAAATTGATCTGTGCTGGAGGCTTATCAACGCTGGGAAGAAGATTTATTATACCGGAAAATCAAGTGTTTATCATGTAGGTGGTGGAACACTCAATAAACAGAGTGCCCAAAAGACTTATCTAAACATCAGAAATAATCTTTCTATGATGCTTAAAAACCTTCCTTTTCCTCAACTGATCTGGCTCATCTTTTTCAGGTTATGCCTGGATGGTGTTGCCGGAATTTATTTTGGATTAAAGCATGGTTTCCCACATCTTTGGGCTGTTGTAAGAGCTCATTTTGGATTTTATGCTCAGCTTCCAGGAACTTTGAAACTTCGTCAGAAACACCAGAAGAATGACTTCTACCAATCAAAATGGTTGATTTTTAAACACTTTTTGGGTGGAAGATGA
- a CDS encoding 3'-5' exonuclease, with the protein MDFCAIDFETATHEKSSACEMGICMVQDSKIVETKTWLIKPPSFPYFSKFNIAVHGIHPEDVKDAPTFDEIWYEAQEMMYGSLMIAHNAGFDASVLRGCLEHYGMFTPKLNYLCSIQLAKKSWNYLPKYGLKPLAEYHKINFTHHRAGADAEVCAKISLLAFEKLFLTSNDEVNDYMKAKIKKL; encoded by the coding sequence ATGGATTTCTGTGCAATAGATTTTGAAACGGCCACTCACGAGAAAAGTTCAGCTTGTGAGATGGGAATTTGTATGGTACAGGATTCTAAAATTGTTGAAACAAAAACCTGGCTGATAAAACCTCCGAGTTTTCCTTATTTCAGTAAATTCAATATTGCAGTGCATGGGATTCATCCTGAAGATGTGAAAGATGCCCCTACTTTTGATGAAATATGGTATGAAGCTCAGGAAATGATGTATGGTAGCCTTATGATCGCTCATAATGCAGGTTTTGATGCTTCTGTTTTAAGAGGATGTCTGGAGCATTACGGGATGTTCACCCCCAAATTAAATTATTTGTGCAGTATTCAGCTTGCTAAGAAATCATGGAATTATCTTCCGAAATACGGACTGAAACCATTAGCTGAATATCATAAAATTAATTTCACCCACCACAGAGCGGGGGCTGATGCTGAAGTATGTGCCAAGATTTCTTTACTGGCATTTGAGAAACTCTTCCTCACCAGTAATGATGAAGTTAACGATTATATGAAAGCAAAAATTAAAAAGCTTTAA
- the apaG gene encoding Co2+/Mg2+ efflux protein ApaG: MMFSKMTSNIKVSVIPEYDSKNSYPSENRYVFKYNITIENDGSFPIKVLKRKWLIFDVGFGYTEIIGDGVIGLTPEIGTGENFAYFSNVMLRSGVGNMSGKYLVKNMETQETFEIDIPKFNLLSEVLSN, encoded by the coding sequence ATGATGTTTTCAAAAATGACTTCCAATATCAAAGTTTCAGTTATACCTGAATATGATAGTAAAAACAGTTATCCATCCGAAAACCGTTACGTTTTTAAATACAATATTACGATAGAAAATGACGGAAGCTTTCCTATCAAAGTATTAAAAAGAAAATGGCTGATCTTCGATGTCGGATTCGGATACACAGAAATTATAGGCGATGGGGTAATCGGATTGACCCCTGAGATAGGAACAGGCGAAAATTTCGCTTACTTCTCTAATGTAATGCTTCGTTCCGGAGTAGGAAATATGAGCGGAAAATACCTGGTTAAAAACATGGAAACACAGGAGACTTTTGAGATTGATATTCCAAAATTCAATCTACTGTCTGAAGTGTTGAGTAATTAA
- the odhB gene encoding 2-oxoglutarate dehydrogenase complex dihydrolipoyllysine-residue succinyltransferase, producing MSVLEMKVPSPGESITEVEIATWLVKDGDYVEKDQPIAEVDSDKATLELPAEQSGIITLKAEEGDVVQVGQVVCLIDMDAARPEGAAPAAEAPKQEEAPKAAEPAKQEAPKAAAPVAAPQTYATGAPSPAAKKILDEKGMDAAQVSGTGRDGRITKTDAELAAVPALGGSPMTATGARTTTTTKLSVLRRKIAQRLVSVKNETAMLTTFNEVDMSEIFRLRKQYKEEFAQKHGVGLGFMSFFTKAVTRALQMYPDVNASIDGDFKVNYDFCDISIAVSGPKGLMVPVLRNAENMSFAGVEANIKDLAVKVRDGKITVDEMTGGTFTITNGGTFGSMMSTPIINPPQSAILGMHNIIQRPVAVDGQVVIRPMMYVAMSYDHRIIDGKESVGFLVAVKEGIDNPVEILMGGDERKGLGL from the coding sequence ATGTCAGTTTTAGAAATGAAAGTTCCTTCACCGGGCGAATCAATTACAGAAGTTGAAATTGCAACTTGGCTTGTAAAAGATGGTGATTATGTAGAAAAAGATCAACCTATCGCCGAAGTGGATTCAGATAAAGCAACTCTTGAATTGCCTGCAGAACAAAGTGGTATTATCACTTTAAAAGCAGAAGAAGGTGATGTAGTACAAGTAGGTCAGGTAGTTTGTTTAATTGATATGGATGCTGCAAGACCAGAAGGTGCTGCACCTGCTGCTGAAGCTCCAAAACAGGAAGAAGCTCCAAAAGCTGCTGAACCTGCTAAACAAGAAGCTCCGAAAGCTGCTGCTCCGGTAGCGGCACCACAAACTTATGCAACAGGAGCTCCATCTCCGGCTGCTAAGAAAATCCTTGACGAAAAAGGAATGGATGCTGCTCAGGTTTCAGGAACAGGAAGAGACGGAAGAATCACTAAAACTGATGCTGAATTAGCAGCGGTTCCTGCATTAGGAGGAAGCCCTATGACAGCTACAGGTGCAAGAACTACCACTACTACTAAACTTTCAGTTTTAAGAAGAAAAATCGCTCAAAGACTGGTTTCTGTAAAAAATGAAACGGCAATGTTGACGACTTTCAACGAAGTGGATATGTCTGAAATCTTCAGATTAAGAAAACAATATAAAGAAGAATTTGCTCAAAAACACGGAGTAGGACTTGGTTTCATGTCTTTCTTTACAAAAGCAGTGACAAGAGCATTACAAATGTATCCGGATGTAAACGCATCTATCGACGGAGACTTCAAAGTAAACTACGACTTCTGCGATATCTCAATTGCAGTTTCAGGTCCTAAAGGATTAATGGTTCCGGTATTGAGAAATGCTGAAAATATGTCTTTTGCAGGTGTTGAAGCAAACATCAAAGATCTTGCTGTAAAAGTAAGAGACGGTAAAATTACTGTTGATGAAATGACTGGTGGTACTTTCACAATTACCAATGGTGGTACTTTCGGATCTATGATGTCTACTCCAATCATCAACCCTCCACAATCTGCAATCTTAGGAATGCACAACATCATCCAGAGACCAGTAGCTGTTGATGGACAGGTAGTAATCAGACCAATGATGTATGTAGCAATGTCTTATGACCACAGAATTATCGATGGTAAAGAATCTGTAGGATTCCTTGTAGCGGTAAAAGAAGGTATCGACAATCCTGTTGAAATACTAATGGGAGGTGACGAAAGAAAAGGCCTTGGATTATAG
- a CDS encoding 2-oxoglutarate dehydrogenase E1 component: protein MDRFSFLNAAHSQLIEDLYQQYLKFPDSLEPSWKAFFQGFDFALENYGDDDNIQFIQAPANAAPAVQQQISQAVSNGEVPEHIKKEFKVVNLIEAYRTRGHLFTKTNPVRERRHYTPTLDIENFGLSKEDLNTKFNCAVETGMKEPATLADLIKHLESIYCDSIGVEYMHINNVEEKDFIKRWLQVNENHPSLSANEKTEILLKLNQAVAFENYLHTKFVGQKRFSLEGGETLIPALDQLISRSSQLGVDEVVLGMAHRGRLNVLTNIFGKSYKQIFSEFEGKEFEEDVFSGDVKYHLGSSKKIKTASGEEVCINLTPNPSHLETVAALVEGICRAKVDDKYKDYSKVLPIIIHGDGAIAGQGIAYEVAQMMTLEGYRTGGTVHIVVNNQVSFTTNYMDARSSTYCTDIAKVTESPVMHVNADDAEAVVHAIHFAADFRAKFGKDVYIDLLGYRKYGHNEGDEPRFTQPNLYKSISKHPNPREIYKDKLLKDSITSNDVIAKMETEFKALLDKDFDASKEIEKNVMDVFMAEDWVNYPIGKRGAVQLPVDTKYDIAKLKELALKMSTLPADKKFINKITRLFDNRIKAIDGNSLDWALGEWLAYATLLVEGHNVRISGEDVERGTFSHRHAVVKTEDTEEEYIPLRHVSESRFDVFNSHLSEYGVLGFDYGYAMASPNTLTIWEAQFGDFVNGAQIIVDQYLAAAEEKWKIQDGLVMLLPHGSEGQGAEHSSARLERFLTLCANENMVVANITSPANYFHLLRRQLKWAFRKPLIVMSPKSLLRHPKVVSPLEDFANGAFQPVLDDPTADPKKVEKVVLCSGKLYFELLAKKEELNCENIALVRFEQLYPLQADAIEAIFNKYENRKQLVWAQEEPENMGAWSYILRNFRDTGIQVVAPVPSGAPAPGSHKMFEKNQNAVINRVFDRDDAPVKRPVTA, encoded by the coding sequence ATGGACAGATTTTCATTCCTAAACGCAGCTCATTCTCAGTTAATTGAGGATTTATACCAACAGTACTTAAAATTCCCGGACTCTCTAGAACCATCATGGAAAGCTTTCTTTCAAGGCTTCGATTTTGCTTTGGAGAACTACGGAGATGACGATAACATCCAGTTTATTCAGGCTCCGGCCAACGCTGCTCCGGCAGTACAACAACAGATTTCTCAGGCAGTATCAAACGGAGAAGTTCCTGAACATATCAAGAAAGAATTTAAAGTAGTAAACCTTATTGAGGCTTACAGAACAAGAGGGCACCTTTTTACAAAGACTAACCCAGTTAGAGAAAGAAGACACTATACACCTACTTTAGATATCGAAAACTTCGGTCTTTCTAAAGAAGATTTAAATACAAAATTCAACTGTGCTGTAGAAACAGGAATGAAAGAACCTGCTACTTTAGCAGATTTGATCAAACATCTTGAAAGTATCTACTGTGATTCTATCGGAGTAGAATATATGCACATCAACAATGTTGAAGAAAAAGATTTCATTAAAAGATGGCTTCAGGTAAATGAAAACCACCCAAGCCTTTCTGCAAACGAAAAAACAGAAATCTTATTAAAATTAAACCAGGCGGTTGCATTTGAAAACTACCTTCACACAAAATTTGTAGGACAAAAAAGATTCTCATTAGAAGGTGGTGAAACCTTAATCCCGGCTTTAGATCAGCTGATCTCAAGATCTTCTCAGTTAGGAGTAGATGAAGTGGTATTAGGAATGGCTCACAGAGGTAGACTAAACGTACTGACGAATATCTTCGGAAAATCTTACAAGCAGATCTTCTCAGAATTTGAAGGAAAAGAATTTGAAGAAGATGTATTCTCAGGGGATGTTAAATATCACTTAGGATCATCTAAAAAAATCAAAACGGCTTCAGGAGAAGAAGTTTGCATCAACCTTACGCCAAACCCGTCTCACCTTGAAACAGTAGCTGCCCTTGTAGAAGGTATCTGCCGTGCAAAAGTAGATGACAAATACAAAGATTACTCTAAAGTATTGCCAATCATCATCCACGGTGATGGTGCTATTGCTGGACAAGGTATCGCTTATGAAGTGGCTCAGATGATGACATTGGAAGGATACAGAACAGGAGGTACTGTTCATATCGTTGTAAACAACCAGGTTTCATTTACTACGAACTACATGGATGCAAGATCTTCAACGTACTGTACAGACATTGCAAAAGTTACAGAATCTCCTGTAATGCACGTAAATGCTGACGATGCTGAAGCGGTTGTTCATGCCATCCACTTTGCTGCTGATTTCAGAGCAAAATTCGGAAAAGATGTGTATATCGATCTTTTAGGATATAGAAAATATGGTCACAACGAAGGTGATGAACCAAGATTCACTCAGCCTAATCTATATAAGAGTATTTCAAAACACCCGAATCCAAGAGAAATCTATAAAGATAAATTGCTTAAAGACAGCATTACTTCAAACGATGTAATTGCTAAAATGGAAACGGAATTCAAAGCACTCTTAGATAAAGATTTTGATGCTTCTAAAGAGATTGAGAAAAACGTAATGGATGTGTTCATGGCTGAAGATTGGGTAAATTATCCAATTGGTAAGAGAGGAGCAGTTCAGTTACCGGTAGATACAAAATATGACATAGCGAAGCTGAAAGAATTGGCGCTTAAAATGTCAACACTTCCAGCGGATAAAAAGTTCATCAATAAAATTACAAGACTTTTCGATAACCGTATCAAAGCTATTGATGGAAACTCATTAGACTGGGCGCTAGGAGAGTGGTTAGCTTATGCAACACTTCTTGTAGAAGGTCACAATGTAAGAATCTCAGGGGAAGATGTAGAAAGAGGGACATTCTCTCACAGACATGCTGTGGTAAAAACTGAAGATACAGAAGAAGAATATATCCCATTAAGACACGTTTCTGAAAGCAGATTTGATGTGTTCAACTCTCACCTTTCAGAATATGGTGTTCTAGGTTTTGATTACGGATATGCAATGGCTTCTCCAAATACATTGACCATCTGGGAAGCTCAGTTCGGAGATTTCGTGAACGGTGCTCAGATTATCGTTGACCAGTACTTAGCTGCGGCAGAAGAAAAATGGAAAATCCAGGACGGATTGGTAATGTTATTGCCTCACGGTTCAGAAGGACAGGGTGCAGAGCACTCTTCAGCAAGATTGGAGAGATTCCTTACCCTTTGTGCTAACGAAAACATGGTGGTAGCGAATATTACTTCACCTGCCAACTACTTCCATTTATTGAGAAGACAGTTGAAATGGGCATTTAGAAAACCATTGATCGTAATGAGTCCTAAATCTCTATTGAGACATCCTAAAGTAGTTTCTCCACTTGAAGATTTTGCAAACGGTGCATTCCAGCCAGTATTGGACGATCCAACAGCAGATCCTAAAAAAGTAGAAAAAGTAGTTCTTTGTTCAGGTAAACTGTATTTCGAATTATTAGCGAAGAAAGAAGAACTGAACTGTGAAAACATTGCATTAGTAAGATTTGAGCAGTTATATCCGCTACAGGCAGATGCTATTGAAGCGATCTTCAACAAATACGAAAACAGAAAACAATTAGTATGGGCTCAGGAAGAACCTGAAAACATGGGGGCTTGGTCTTATATCCTGAGAAACTTCAGAGATACAGGAATCCAGGTAGTTGCTCCGGTACCAAGCGGTGCTCCGGCTCCAGGTAGCCACAAAATGTTTGAGAAAAACCAAAATGCAGTGATCAACAGAGTTTTCGATAGAGATGATGCTCCTGTAAAAAGACCTGTAACAGCTTAA
- a CDS encoding SRPBCC domain-containing protein: MRIFKILAVIIILLGGAYAASMYYFVDESKNFTIEKEIDYPVEKVFVQFNNLQNFTRWNNFFTSSPSIDIDYYTPYEGQGSAISYVDPKNNTDGEMFIRYENLNKTLKYQLFEDENENPTLVDVKFKPVSAEKTKIIWYVHTPKLSVWKRVENFWTEDRFAENINKSMANLKNSLGNKVEKDNQMAAIKYDSLMVENEEDKLLLGINVSTSNKKDALYKNIVMNYNKVYNFVTMDLGKRDDEFGYPILITDADNYKDKEVSYFLGIPLSKKIGVSDNNFNFRSVNPSQNYVMYYKGNYEGRIRAIQQLIQKAKKDEMRFGDIRQTFIERPMEGQEVNVKLSLSVYK; this comes from the coding sequence ATGCGTATTTTTAAAATCTTAGCGGTAATTATTATTCTTTTGGGAGGAGCTTATGCTGCTTCCATGTATTATTTTGTGGATGAAAGTAAAAACTTTACCATTGAAAAAGAGATCGATTATCCGGTGGAGAAGGTTTTTGTTCAGTTTAATAACCTTCAGAATTTTACGAGATGGAATAATTTTTTTACCAGCTCTCCTTCTATAGATATCGATTATTATACGCCTTATGAAGGGCAGGGAAGTGCCATCAGTTATGTAGATCCTAAAAATAATACCGATGGAGAAATGTTCATCAGGTATGAAAACCTCAATAAAACATTGAAATATCAGCTGTTTGAGGATGAAAATGAAAATCCAACATTAGTTGATGTTAAATTTAAGCCTGTTTCTGCAGAAAAAACAAAAATCATCTGGTACGTACATACCCCGAAACTTTCTGTCTGGAAAAGAGTGGAAAATTTCTGGACTGAAGACCGTTTTGCTGAGAATATCAACAAAAGTATGGCGAATCTTAAAAACTCTTTAGGAAATAAAGTAGAAAAAGATAACCAGATGGCGGCCATTAAGTACGACAGTCTCATGGTAGAAAATGAAGAAGACAAACTGTTGCTGGGGATCAATGTAAGTACTTCGAATAAAAAAGATGCGCTTTACAAAAATATTGTGATGAATTATAACAAAGTATATAATTTCGTAACAATGGATCTTGGAAAAAGAGATGATGAATTCGGATATCCTATTCTGATTACAGACGCAGATAATTACAAAGACAAAGAGGTTTCTTATTTCCTCGGAATTCCACTTTCTAAGAAAATTGGAGTGTCTGACAATAATTTTAATTTTAGGTCTGTAAATCCGTCTCAAAATTACGTAATGTACTACAAAGGGAACTATGAGGGACGAATTCGGGCAATTCAGCAACTGATTCAGAAAGCCAAAAAAGATGAGATGCGCTTCGGAGATATCCGTCAGACCTTTATTGAACGTCCTATGGAAGGACAGGAGGTGAATGTTAAACTCTCATTATCAGTGTATAAGTAA